The proteins below are encoded in one region of Legionella antarctica:
- the fliJ gene encoding flagellar export protein FliJ has product MNQRLERLIQLLQIKQEETKRAHIDLMKAKEQFNQNKIRHEQLVTYRQDYLQQLEVLGNQGSLVGRLRNRIDFINHMDTALIDLNTHLAQLAKIRSKAEFNYNQLKASQEGVTKLIDRVKKAEQIKLQRLDQKESDEYAQKQWYSKNMNDESNSFGE; this is encoded by the coding sequence ATGAATCAAAGATTGGAACGCTTAATTCAGTTACTCCAAATAAAACAGGAAGAAACAAAACGTGCTCACATCGATTTGATGAAAGCAAAAGAACAGTTTAACCAAAATAAAATAAGACACGAGCAATTAGTTACGTACCGACAAGATTATTTGCAACAATTGGAAGTGTTAGGGAATCAAGGCAGTCTGGTCGGGCGCTTGCGCAATCGCATCGATTTTATTAATCATATGGACACGGCCTTAATCGATTTGAATACTCATTTGGCCCAGCTTGCTAAAATAAGATCCAAAGCAGAGTTTAATTATAATCAGCTCAAGGCTTCTCAAGAGGGAGTTACTAAGTTAATTGATCGTGTTAAAAAAGCAGAACAAATCAAATTACAGCGCTTGGATCAGAAAGAAAGTGATGAGTATGCGCAAAAGCAATGGTATAGTAAAAACATGAATGATGAATCGAATAGTTTCGGTGAATAA